The nucleotide sequence ATAAATATGGAGGCACACTCCTTTGTCACACTCCAATTCCTAAACTCTAAACACATATCCCCATCCCCATCGAAATACGAACCAACAAGAAAAAACTGAAAATGACAATCGACCGTTTCTCAAATATCGCCTTCCTTCCGAACGACATTTGGGTGGCAATAATCATTCAAGTTGCGTCAAACTCCATTCGCGACGTGTGCAGTCTCAGAATGACCTGTAAGGCTGCACGAGATGCGGGAGAGGCCGATATTATTCACCGCAGTGTTTTCATCCCACCACCGCATGCCACGCCGTGGTGGTGGTGCCTCAACCCGGAGGCAAGGAGATTCTTGGATCGCTGCATGGCAGCTGGCAATCCAGAGCTTCTGTTTCGGGAGGCGCTTCGGGAACTATTCATCAGATGTAACGAAAACGTTGGCATCTAGATGCTGAATAGTGCAACAAGTACAGGCCATGTAGCAGCCAAATACGCACTGTCGATGACATTGCTGCTTCGCAGGGACGACAACAACAGAAAACAAAAAGGGCTGGAACTGTATCGCGAGCTTGATGCGGTTGGTTCACTCGCTGATTATAACGCAATGCGTTTTTCAATTCTGACAATCTCGTAGCCAGGTGAGGTCCAAATGCCCCGTATAGAAGAACAAGACATGGTGTGTGCCTCACCCAGGTGCTCCACAAGGGGCCACATGCCTCTTCTATATGACTATCGCAGACGTGCAGTAGAGCGAAACTCCGTCCATGCTTTCGGAGGGGCCGCTCATATCCCCTACATCCAATGTCGCGCGGACTACGACCTGCTAGTCTTCATCAACCTCCCATGAGTTGCTTGTCTTCGTCAACCTCCCATGACTTGGGTTCCCATCTCTACTTAATGTTCTGCTGTTTACACTTTTCCTGGACAAGTTCTGTACCAAATAATTCGATATTGACAAAAAATTTCTTTAACTAATGAACATGATTTAGTTTGGTGGATGTTATCATGTTTGGAGTTATAAAATTCAGTATAATTTTAGCAATAAAAAAAACACTAGTATCGTTTAAAACCCAATTGATTTTGCAAcaattaaacttaacattggatGTTTATTCATCAGATcaataacaaattttttttcacAAACTACAAACCTATTAATTACAACTTGTAAATTATACGTTGAATAAATGATGAACATAATTACTATAGCAAATCTAATATGCTCTACTACTATATAAATTATTAAGTTACTGAATACAACTTAATtacatattaattttatatttcatttgttataattatttattgaaatttatattttatttcctaatttttatttactatacTATCTTCTTTTTCTCGCTTCCTAATAGTTTGGTGAATCAACCGTGTATAaagtttttaattatttaataaatcaATACtccatatatttttattttcaaattagttTTTTGCAgttaaaattttcattatttttttatatttattttacctCTTCtgctttaaattaaaaaattctttatatttattttacctCGTAGCTCTCTTTCTTAAATCTCACTTCTAACCAAATCTATCACCGTTGTACTACCGTCACCGGTGTCTTGTTTAACGTTACATATCCTTCGTCATTTTCTATtcgtattatttttattatcttaagTAAAAAATATCTCTAACTATATTTTTTAGGTAAGATTTATTAATCTTTTCAGATATTATGTACTTATATATACACTCTAGTATTATTAATTTGAAAGATTACATATATCTATCTCTTTTGTTGAGATATTTAAAGACCATGTCTAACcgctttaaaaaaataataaaaaatatttatttaaaataagatgaatatatttatttataatataaaatttatattcaTTTTAAACTAATACGATTATgttaatttgaataaaaatttcttaaaatcataaaaatattatGTCCTTTCAATTCTTTTAACCTCCTATTTTTGACATAATTTACGAATAATTTAATATCAAtctaacaataaaataaatttaaattcaaattagaaTTTAGCCCAAATAGAATCTAATGCTGATTCTTTTCTCTCGCCTGAGGCTAAGTTTTTGCTGTATATTATAAATAGAGAGAAAGgatatagaaagaaaagaaagagaagtaaAAAAATTGCATAGATTTTTTTTCTCTAGAAATGATTTGTTGAAAAGAATACAAGAAGCAAACAAATGTTTCGGAAGGACAATTTTAcctatatattttaaattaaatacaaaaagGTTAAGGGGTAATATTGGAAGTACATAGAGGGATTTAGttttctctccattttctctCCATTCTTGGAAGGAAAATAAATTCTTCAGTCCCATCAAGTATTTTCCATCCAATTTCCTTCCTCTCCCATGCGTCTCCCCACAAATTATAAGAAACTGAAGAGAATTATGGCAACAACATGACTAAAATTACACATTTATCCATAAtcttaaataaattataatttatgtaTAACATATAAAAGAGTATAAAATGATTTTAtactattttaattttctttcttactttttttcCATCCAAAGAAAACAAATTTTTCTCTATATTATATTCCATCCGTTTTTTCATCTATGACAGTACAAAACTAAAAAACAACTTATAATTTGTATATGTCAACGTAAATAAACTATAAAAGCAAATAATATTCAAAAGTTATAATCACTTGTTCTTTTATAACCACTCGATTTTTTTATATATTGGTTCAACCAGAATCCTGTCCTTCATCAAACCAGGATTAGGCTAGTTTCTGCTCCTTGCAAAATGACACATGTGAGCCCCACATTCGATCACTTTCCAACCGTTGGAAATTTTACAGTTGCACAAATTGAATTTCGTGTTCAAATCACAAGAGCCATCCTCGTTTGGTTTAAAAACCACCAAATCCAACCTCCCATCTTAAACAAACTCAACACAGCTCTCCCTTCGAATCTCAACATGGTCCGTGCCAACAAGAAATACTATGTTGTTTTCCGTGGGAGGGTCCTTGGTATCTATAGTTCCTGGCCGACCTGTCATAGCCAAGTTAATGAATTTAGCGGCAACCTCCACAAGTCTTAGGAAACCTTCGACGAAGCTCGTATGGCGTTCGAACAATTCCTATGTGCCAGATGATTACAGAGTCAGCTCACCAACAATGGTCCTCTACTGCATCAAATTCATCCAACAACTATTCAGTAGAACCCATCACCGATTCTtgaccaactactctctttcgaGGAAGGCATACATGGTCATCGTCCAACGGAACAAGGAGACAACCACCCAATTGTCCGTCAACACAACCAATCCAACCAAATGCAGCGACAACAATTTTCCTACCCGTTGATCCTTTTTATCTTCGTTAGCATCTTGGTCCTATATTTAGCTCTGGTTACGACGTAGGCTCCTCTTAACCTTAGTTAAAACACCACCTACCACCATCTATTACCTGCATTGTAACAGGCTTACTTTTCACTGCCTTCCATTGTTTACTTTTTAACCTATATTCTATTGTATTAATTTGTCTAATATTCAGTTCACGCATAACATCAGGTTATTATTCCAGCATAACTGTCATTAACTCAGCAAAGTATAATTATTCATATGTGATTTTAGTACTTTAACCCGTTAATCCATTTACCCTCATTTTCTGTTTACGACACCTGAACACATACGGTACATGCATTCCTAAAGCCACCCCACGACAAATTTTCTTCTGGACACTGTGTCACCGCAGGCACAGCCGTACAGTCCAAGCCAGTCCACAGAAAAAGACAAAACAAAAGTAAGCATATCTTCTTCTCATGCAGAGATATCTCTGCAAACATTTAAAACAACCACTGCTCAATAACGATAAAACAAATTTGAGGGTCAAACAAACGGGATTCCACCCGAATCGTACTTTGTTGTATTATAAGGTAACGTCGTTAATCATAACATGATCATCACTAATTAACACAATTTTTTCCACATTATCTACTAAGCCTTCCGATTCAACAACAAACTAAAACACATCACATACTACTTTCCGGTGCAATCACCAAAAATAAAGGACACACAATAATAACTGACCAAATACAACATAACCAAACACCAACGACACATTCAGAAAACACACATCAAACTCTTTCTCCTTCGACATGGCATCTTACAAGGGAATCGTAACTGGCCTTCAGCTTCTTGTAAGATTCTTCCAGTTGACCTACCCTGGCCCAAAGCGCGTTATTTGAGTCGCCTAGAAGCTTCGCCTTTCTGTAGTTATAATCCCGAATCTCTTTTCCAGTTACATCAAGCAACACGCTTAGCATCTCATAAGCAGCATCCTCTCTTGCATCTTTTTCAACCATCGAGAAACGACCAGTGACAAATAGCTCTATCTCAAATGGATGCCCAGGAATAACAACCGTGAAGCCAAAGAACGGGCCTTGCTCTCCGACAAATCGTTCCACCTTGAAGAAACAGGGGCAAGGGATCTCTGCCTCCAGGCAAACTTTCAGCAACCACTCCTCCATGCTGCTCACAACTGTAAAATCCGCGTTGATCTCCTCCGCCGGAATTATAGGAAGCCCTTTTGCACAGTCATCGAACAACAAAAAtcacataaatttataattttaataaccaGACATAAAATGACCGGAATAAACACCACTAACAAAACTCCAAGACGAATAAAATCACATTCCATCACTGCAAAGCAGACCTTCGTAAATACACTAACTTTTAAAAGGCGAATGTCGTTTCACAAATCTTACATGAAACAATTGGCCGGCAAGAATAGCCTCCGCCGGAGATAGCCAATTTCTTGCCACCACCTCCATCCGGCGTCACTCGACCAGTTTCACCACTACGACCTTTCTCAGCACAAATCGATGACATCCTCGCTTTGAAACACGAGCATGCGTGTTCAAAGCTATTGAATCCGTGAAACTCAGGAAACGTATAATCCAGAACTTGCTGGTTCGCCTCCTCCCAACTGGTGTATACACCGGGCTTGTGCCCCTTCGTAACGGCTATGAACAATAATCGTTGCATATTCTCCTCCATCTCTCCTACCCTCTCCTATCCTTCATACTGAAGTTGCGCCTATATATAAACATTTATTCTCCATTTGAAGTTAGGTGCTTCGTTGTtaaccttttcttttttttctttttttttggtcaCACATCATTATTAACTTTTGGTTCAAATTTATGAAGTTCAATTCCTCCCTCGAATTTTTTTTAGCCGTTCCATTGAAGTTTGTTTGATTTTCGGAATCAAAAAACGTCAGCCCACAAACTTTAACACAATATAGGCCCAAACTGGACCAAATAATTTCACCAGCTAACCAAAAACTGGGTTTTAGTCTCATCCCATAATTTATCGCCATTTACAAAGCAGCCCTAACGGAGTCAAATTGAAACTCCACCCATTAACCCCTCCCTCCCTTCAACGGTGAACTTTCCACCTGACACATACCACCTGACTATACCTGACGTTTGCGTGGCACTTTCTCAAGCATGACACCAATGCAGAAAAGACATGGTGCACCAATTTCCTCAATTGGACAGGTGCATGCTATAACTCACGACATTTGATTAGCTCTCAAGACCAGACGCCAAAAATATGTACTCCAACTCAAGACCAAACACCAAAAAGGAACAATAATGGTACTGACAATAACCACCTAAACACAAAATCCCAACGAAGCAAAGGTGAAAAATTCATACCACATAAGGGGGTggattttttattgaaataaataattttaaaaattattataaaaatacataaattaattatttcgtttacagtataaatgaGATAATTTTATACGTATTTCATTTACacagtaaacgagataagactagGTAATGCCTATATATAGATGTCATTTACAGCGAGGTTTTGGGCCCATTTTAAACCTTTCTAccactttctcttctcttctaccccTTTCTAACCATATTGTCGAGTAAGACGAAGATGGCGCGCACAGATGCACATGATCCCGACATTAATAGGGTGAACGCGACTTGGCACTATGCccagtgacggatccagaaaattttggtAATGGGGGAGTTATTTTTAtcgattattttttatataataaaaacatTATaccttaaaatttgaaaaaaaaaatctataaggAGCCTAACTTAAATGGACTAACTTCGATTTTTTAATATAAGTGTGTGAGAGAACAATAAAAAATTgtgtaaaatataaaaattaaaaaatcaaacaaatcataATTCTTTTATATATAGTTAtagataatttctttttttatcaaattattattcaaatattttttattatttaattactgAGTTAACACTCTATAATATTtatgttataaatttttttttacggAATTAACTAATTTTTGTAGTCAACATCggtcaatttttaaaaattattctgTTTATCTTAAAATCTAaacttaaaattattaatttttaattctaaattataaaCTTAAACACTAAAATAgattaatattaactaattaaaaatgattttttataCTTTTTCTAAATTTATATAATACAAtaatttttatcattgtattaatatttaatagtataattttttttcacactataagtaaaaatttttaaatgtgGGGGCAAATATATTATTGTAATGGGACATTGCAAATacacatatatatttattatttgaattttttaaattcaatggGGACAATTGCCCCCACTCTTATATAGGTGGATCCGTCCCTGACTACGTCGGGGCAACCGACTTTGCGGTTAGTTTTCTTATCTTAACGTTTATGTTATCCCATATATATGTATAATCACGGTTAGACTACTTGTCAAAAATTATAATACAATTTATATCGTTAGCAACAAGTCAACGATAAGCTATAATTCTAAGAATGTGGTTCTCATTTTCTTGTAGTTAAGTTTTTAACTAGATAATTATTAATTTAGCTGTCAAATATTTTGGTAGATGTTTTTCAATCGTTGAACTTAGTTTATTGGTTACACGTTTCTTAagttattaatttagttattaactaTCCAAGTAAAAGTTATTTTTTTAGTTAAGTGAATTATTATGTAATTTGTatttacttaaattaaattattgagTTAaagtttgataattaaattattaattactttAGTGAATGTCTTTATTTTAAGTAACGTGTTGAGGAAATGTTTATTAATTAACTATGTAAATGTtaatgtaaaaaattttattgacATAAATTCAATTAGTACATACATGTAAATTTCTGTTAAACAAATGTATACAATAGTTAAGTCAGTTTGTTATGATGATGCACGTatacaaatttttaataattgtcaacatttttttttgttagagGCATCGCTTACTTCTACCTCGATGAGTGAGTTACACACTTCCACCACCGAACGTCATCGTCCCATATTCGAGGGAGGCCGGCTTCGGCGATACGGTGCCTCTTAGGGACTTCGTCTTTGCCAACTCTCTGATAACGGTATTTGTGAAGCGCTGGCGTTCGGAGACCCACACATTCCATCTACCATGGGGTGGGGCCACTATCACCCTGTAGGAGGTGACGTACCACCTTGGACTACGCACGCACGGGGAGCCAATCGGAGGATGCTTATGTGATTTCTATAGATGGTACGGTACGGAGACATGGGAGTTGGTGGAGCAACTACTTAGTACCATACCTCCGATGGTTGCACAATAGGGGGTATAGAGGAAGGAGTTGTTCTCGCTGAAGCTTACATGGCTGCGAGACTGTGTCTGCCATACGCCACAGATGGATGATCCGGAGACACTCCGATAGTATGCAAAGTGTTACATTTTGTTACTGATCGGGGGTTACATATCTAATTTACATTATAAATAAGATAGTTTACACTACAAACGAGATAAATAATTCTAtgtatttttataataatttttaaaattaatttcagtaaacaaaactaaaaaaatatatatttaaataaaaattcccATATTTTCTAGTGCTTCAAACACTAAGGAAAAAGATTCTTGATGGAGGGTCCAGATTACTCCAAGCAAGAAATTGATAGTATTATCAGATTTGACCAATGATTtaatatagagtaaagtatcgtttttgccCCTAACATTTGGGATAAAttttatttgtatccctaacatttaaatcgttctatttgtattCCTAACATTTGTAAAAGTAATTCAATAATGTTATCATACCATCAATTATACATCATgagctttagtttgagttttaaaaatctcttcttaaaattagaatacaaatgtttgaGATAGAACCGATGatccactccgaaaaatagctcatcaaaagttgaaactaatccctacaacatttatataattcacttttttagggacataattgaacctaaacacaaatagtggatataatattaaaatcgaatacATCTAAGTGAgatctaattgagaatgaatacatccaaatgagaataattgaaaaatacaatCTGATTTGTTAATATAATTGATGGCAGGATAATattaaatcacttttataaacgttagggatacaaataggacgattaaaacgttaaggacacaaatagaacttatcccaaacgttagaaacaaaaacgatactttactctttaatatatattttatactaatgacTGATTTTGACGACTGATTTTAATGAAtacttaatatttttaataaaatattatataataataaaaaatattattttaattttaataatattttttaaaatattatagttATTATAATATAATTGTGTTGAAATGACCCTGAATATATTGGTTCACATATTATATGTCTGAATGATATACGTTAAAAACAGATCAGATAGCTAAACAAATATATGGTacaagtataaaatatatattgcaCTTCGAACTATAAAATCAAATCCTCAAGTAGTTGAAAAAA is from Arachis ipaensis cultivar K30076 chromosome B01, Araip1.1, whole genome shotgun sequence and encodes:
- the LOC107604749 gene encoding uncharacterized protein LOC107604749: MTIDRFSNIAFLPNDIWVAIIIQVASNSIRDVCSLRMTCKAARDAGEADIIHRSVFIPPPHATPWWWCLNPEARRFLDRCMAAGNPELLFREALRELFIRCHVAAKYALSMTLLLRRDDNNRKQKGLELYRELDAVGSLADYNAMRFSILTIS